CCGTGATTATTTTCACGGGGCACTATTCACAATCCATCCGAATCAGTATTCTTTTAATATCTTTTTACTCTTATTTTTCAGCAGGTTTGTAGATTCTTAATTGGATAGCCGGCACCTTTACCTCAGGCTTTTTATCATTAGAAAAATCAAATGCTTTTGTTAAAACATTATCCTGATTAGCCAAAACCGGAGTGTCAGGCATTTTGTAATTAAAGTAGTGATATTTGCTATTTTGATTATCAGCTGGATAATTTCCCTGGTATCTTGCTTTGGCTGAAACCTCACGTTTCAAATTGAAACGTATTGAAAGCATATATTCCATGGCAACAGGATGGCCATTTTGCCGGGCAGGTTCCCATCTTGGCATATTTAATACCAAACGAACAGCTTCGTCATCAATTCCCCAACCGATTTCTTTAACTACCTTTGGTTTGCGTACATCACCGTTGCTATTGATTGTGAATGAAACCAACGCAATTCCGCCTGCACTTACACCTACTGCCTCTTCCGGATATCTGATATTGCTTTCTATATATTTTGCCAAGGCTTCTTCGCCGCCTGGAAATTGTGGTTTTTGCTCTTTAACCGAGGATAATGATTCAGCGATTTCTTTCTTCTTTTTTCTCTCTTCGGTGATTTTGGAAACATCCTGAGTAGCGGTAAATTCTGGTCCCTTTAACTCGTTTTGTCCATTTTTAAATGTCAGTGTATACTTTGTTTTCCCTTTTTCAACAACCAGGATTTGTGGAATATAACTGACGTGACTTACAACCAAAACTCCTCCAACATCTACATTTGTCATTTTGAAACGGCCCAGCGGATCAGTGGTAACCGAAATATCCCTTTCCGGATCAAAAATATTAACATCAGCAATTCCTAAACCTGATTCCCGCAAAATATCACCCTCGATATTTACTTTAACTTTTCCCGTATCTGATTTTACGATTGCCGGGATTGATTCAACAACGGCGGAGTTTTCAGTAATTTCACTTTCATTATATAAAGTGCTGGCTGGCAAATTTTGCACTTCTTCGGTTACTGTTAATTTTTCTCTTGCAGCTGTCAAAAGCAAAGCAAAAAGCAAAACGGGAACTATCATCAGATATTTTCCTAATATCCAGCGTGAATTACGATTTTTATAGATCATTTTGATTCTGCTTTTAAGTGTTGAAGAATTGAAAAAATGATTGGTAAGTAATGTTACCGGGACTGAAAGAGAATAGGAGACAAGGAATCGTGCATAATAATCACGGTTTGGTGCCGCTTCGTCTGCCAGATATTCATGGACTTCCTGTAAGGATGTTTTGTAAAACCAGATCACCGGATTAAACCAGAAAATCACTTTGATAATCTCAATCAGTAAAATATC
The sequence above is drawn from the Dyadobacter subterraneus genome and encodes:
- a CDS encoding M56 family metallopeptidase yields the protein METLLYFGKVNLYWILFYTCYWLLFRKHTFFVWNRTYLVGSLLISFLLPLISIPETEQTAPTVFYTVSTVAAVPLSATKYTAPETFDLTQWIWPFLALGSFFMLRKLIKSFWHLNQIIAQGEQIKLSEYNLILLSDNKTGSFSFLKWLVLNRYDYENNPDPILRHEMVHMRQMHSLDILLIEIIKVIFWFNPVIWFYKTSLQEVHEYLADEAAPNRDYYARFLVSYSLSVPVTLLTNHFFNSSTLKSRIKMIYKNRNSRWILGKYLMIVPVLLFALLLTAAREKLTVTEEVQNLPASTLYNESEITENSAVVESIPAIVKSDTGKVKVNIEGDILRESGLGIADVNIFDPERDISVTTDPLGRFKMTNVDVGGVLVVSHVSYIPQILVVEKGKTKYTLTFKNGQNELKGPEFTATQDVSKITEERKKKKEIAESLSSVKEQKPQFPGGEEALAKYIESNIRYPEEAVGVSAGGIALVSFTINSNGDVRKPKVVKEIGWGIDDEAVRLVLNMPRWEPARQNGHPVAMEYMLSIRFNLKREVSAKARYQGNYPADNQNSKYHYFNYKMPDTPVLANQDNVLTKAFDFSNDKKPEVKVPAIQLRIYKPAEK